One genomic segment of Hordeum vulgare subsp. vulgare chromosome 2H, MorexV3_pseudomolecules_assembly, whole genome shotgun sequence includes these proteins:
- the LOC123428578 gene encoding probable magnesium transporter NIPA4 isoform X2, with amino-acid sequence MDEASAGAGSASASASGGGGWYTGMSSDNIKGLVLAISSSLFIGASFIIKKKGLKKAASSSGGVRAGVGGYSYLYEPLWWVGMITMVVGEVANFVAYAFAPAILVTPLGALSIIISAVLAHVMLREKLHIFGVLGCVLCVVGSTTIVLHAPQERQIESVTEVWGLATEPAFMCYVAVVLAIVALLVFKFVPLYGQTHVMVYIGVCSLVGSISVMSVKALGIALKLTFSGTNQLIYPQTWVFTMVVISCIITQMNYLNKALDTFNTAVVSPIYYTMFTSLTILASVIMFKDWDRQNPTQIVTEMCGFVTIFSGTFLLHKTKDMADGLSNSSSFRLPTISSTRSFKQTDEYSDGIPLRSSESFRSTH; translated from the exons ATGGACGAAGCCTCGGCCGGCGCCgggtcggcgtcggcgtcggcgtcgggggGCGGGGGTTGGTACACGGGCATGTCGTCGGACAACATCAAGGGGCTGGTGCTGGCCATCTCCTCCAGCCTCTTCATCGGCGCCagcttcatcatcaagaagaaggGACTCAAaaaggccgcctcctcctccggcggcgTCAGGGCCG GGGTTGGTGGTTACTCTTATTTATATGAGCCTCTTTGGTGGGTTGGCATGATAACAA TGGTTGTTGGGGAAGTTGCAAATTTCGTAGCTTATGCATTTGCACCAGCCATTTTGGTTACTCCTCTTGGTGCTCTCAGCATAATCATCAG TGCTGTACTTGCACACGTAATGCTGCGTGAGAAGCTGCACATATTCGGCGTTCTCGGATGCGTCCTATGTGTCGTGGGATCCACCACCATTGTCCTCCATGCCCCTCAAGAGCGTCAAATTGAGTCGGTGACTGAAGTTTGGGGTCTGGCTACTGAACCAG CCTTCATGTGTTATGTGGCCGTAGTACTTGCTATTGTCGCTCTTCTTGTGTTCAAGTTTGTTCCACTTTATGGACAAACCCATGTCATGGTGTATATTGGTGTTTGCTCTCTTGTAGGTTCCATCTCG GTCATGAGTGTGAAAGCTCTTGGGATAGCGTTGAAGCTGACCTTTTCCGGAACAAACCAACTCATATATCCCCAGACATGGGTTTTTACTATGGttgtcatctcatgcatcattacTCAAATGAATTACTTGAACAAG GCCCTTGACACGTTTAATACAGCAGTTGTATCCCCCATATATTATACAATGTTCACATCGCTAACCATCTTGGCTAGTGTGATTATGTTCAag GACTGGGATCGGCAAAATCCAACACAGATCGTGACAGAGATGTGTGGCTTCGTCACGATCTTCTCGGGAACATTTCTACTTCACAAAACAAAGGACATGGCTGATG GCCTATCAAACTCTTCTTCATTCCGTCTTCCAACCATTTCATCGACGCGGTCCTTCAAGCAAACTGATGAGTATAGCGATGGCATTCCTCTCAGGTCGTCGGAGTCGTTCCGGTCAACACACTGA
- the LOC123428578 gene encoding probable magnesium transporter NIPA4 isoform X1, protein MDEASAGAGSASASASGGGGWYTGMSSDNIKGLVLAISSSLFIGASFIIKKKGLKKAASSSGGVRAGVGGYSYLYEPLWWVGMITMVVGEVANFVAYAFAPAILVTPLGALSIIISAVLAHVMLREKLHIFGVLGCVLCVVGSTTIVLHAPQERQIESVTEVWGLATEPAFMCYVAVVLAIVALLVFKFVPLYGQTHVMVYIGVCSLVGSISVMSVKALGIALKLTFSGTNQLIYPQTWVFTMVVISCIITQMNYLNKALDTFNTAVVSPIYYTMFTSLTILASVIMFKDWDRQNPTQIVTEMCGFVTIFSGTFLLHKTKDMADGTSLSNSSSFRLPTISSTRSFKQTDEYSDGIPLRSSESFRSTH, encoded by the exons ATGGACGAAGCCTCGGCCGGCGCCgggtcggcgtcggcgtcggcgtcgggggGCGGGGGTTGGTACACGGGCATGTCGTCGGACAACATCAAGGGGCTGGTGCTGGCCATCTCCTCCAGCCTCTTCATCGGCGCCagcttcatcatcaagaagaaggGACTCAAaaaggccgcctcctcctccggcggcgTCAGGGCCG GGGTTGGTGGTTACTCTTATTTATATGAGCCTCTTTGGTGGGTTGGCATGATAACAA TGGTTGTTGGGGAAGTTGCAAATTTCGTAGCTTATGCATTTGCACCAGCCATTTTGGTTACTCCTCTTGGTGCTCTCAGCATAATCATCAG TGCTGTACTTGCACACGTAATGCTGCGTGAGAAGCTGCACATATTCGGCGTTCTCGGATGCGTCCTATGTGTCGTGGGATCCACCACCATTGTCCTCCATGCCCCTCAAGAGCGTCAAATTGAGTCGGTGACTGAAGTTTGGGGTCTGGCTACTGAACCAG CCTTCATGTGTTATGTGGCCGTAGTACTTGCTATTGTCGCTCTTCTTGTGTTCAAGTTTGTTCCACTTTATGGACAAACCCATGTCATGGTGTATATTGGTGTTTGCTCTCTTGTAGGTTCCATCTCG GTCATGAGTGTGAAAGCTCTTGGGATAGCGTTGAAGCTGACCTTTTCCGGAACAAACCAACTCATATATCCCCAGACATGGGTTTTTACTATGGttgtcatctcatgcatcattacTCAAATGAATTACTTGAACAAG GCCCTTGACACGTTTAATACAGCAGTTGTATCCCCCATATATTATACAATGTTCACATCGCTAACCATCTTGGCTAGTGTGATTATGTTCAag GACTGGGATCGGCAAAATCCAACACAGATCGTGACAGAGATGTGTGGCTTCGTCACGATCTTCTCGGGAACATTTCTACTTCACAAAACAAAGGACATGGCTGATGGTACTA GCCTATCAAACTCTTCTTCATTCCGTCTTCCAACCATTTCATCGACGCGGTCCTTCAAGCAAACTGATGAGTATAGCGATGGCATTCCTCTCAGGTCGTCGGAGTCGTTCCGGTCAACACACTGA
- the LOC123428987 gene encoding putative disease resistance protein RGA3, producing the protein MAAVLDAFAARLMNTILDMGEKKMGILLGVSQEINKLKANVEPLRNLLTDAERRRIIDRSVQAWVTMLKTAMYEATDILDLCQLEALDRQDKQHSSGLCLRLREKLPFLGCLGEKLQPFLFCVQNPGFANEVGSRIKNLNEELATIYQGAANFNFIDLASYEQRRRPPTSYPRPRRENAQFVQSDLVGDQINKNTEQLEHMLIADRRHEHDSSAVRVVAIVGQGGIGKSTLAKKILASEAIKEEFKIKIWLSVTQQFTPMGLLRAAISHAGGNHGDEKDETILVNVLTDTLSKNKFLLVMDDVWDKEAWENVLRTPVLNAADTQPGSRVLVTSRKAGVVRSMGASILRVNTLNDEDAWCLLKKQLPQPQVGVERDFDELKDIGMKIVKKCDGLPLAIKVMGGLLSKRDPKEHDWEIVLHKNLGWKEEDGSQGELNYSVCLSYDDLSPDLKQCFLYYALLPKGSGYRKKRIISMWISEGFVQHDERSGSDQVDLEEIGAEYHQELEGRNLLEPDDSNRNRWEYTLHDVVRSFAQFMAKEEAFVVQKDQVDIRNVVPENKYFCRLSIKATHSELEWTILEKQKRLRTLLLIGCKIKPGGSLRNFASLRVLDISSEESDGLVDCLCELRHLRYLAFSNANICRLPGEIHKMRFLEHIQLDGCTKLENLPNSITKLACLRYLDLRGSSVDVIPRGFGGLTNLRSLHGFPVKTDGGWCSLEELGALSRLGFLSVRSIENVAGSCVAKRAMISNKKNLEYLELSCYKDDGVEQQERIESVFDELCPSAARLETLIISRYFGRRLPNWLQSPAATTFKSLKLIDLMHITHCTRLPDGLCRIHGLEELRVIDAPAIEHVGPEFQSQTHEDAARRGDGGAAFPNLRRLVLGGLSGWKEWGWEDEEQSKVIAMPGLEFLHLRDCKLTHLPPGLASDRRHNLRTIHLRDLSLLEYVGNFPCVVELCVYSCPELRRISGLAKLRTVDILDCPKLKLLEGVEALESLELDWEHWEVSGRGADARCTPKAKAKQGHQDCELPQDFVISR; encoded by the exons ATGGCGGCTGTCCTTGATGCTTTCGCAGCCCGTCTGATGAACACCATCCTGGACATGGGGGAAAAGAAGATGGGCATCCTTCTGGGCGTCTCCCAAGAGATCAACAAGCTGAAAGCCAACGTGGAACCCCTCCGGAACCTCCTCACCGATGCCGAGAGGAGGCGCATCATTGACAGGAGCGTGCAGGCATGGGTGACCATGCTCAAGACCGCCATGTACGAGGCCACTGACATCCTTGATCTCTGCCAGCTAGAGGCCTTGGACCGACAGGACAAGCAGCACTCCAGCGGCTTATGCCTCCGGCTCCGGGAGAAGCTGCCATTTCTAGGGTGCCTGGGGGAAAAGCTGCAGCCCTTTCTCTTTTGCGTGCAGAACCCTGGATTCGCCAACGAGGTAGGCAGCCGCATCAAGAATCTCAACGAGGAGCTGGCCACCATCTACCAGGGTGCCGCTAACTTCAACTTCATTGACCTTGCCTCCTACGAGCAACGGAGGAGGCCGCCGACCTCCTACCCCAGGCCCAGGCGCGAGAATGCACAGTTTGTCCAGTCAGATCTTGTGGGTGACCAGATCAACAAGAATACAGAACAACTGGAGCATATGCTGATCGCCGACAGACGCCACGAGCATGACAGCAGCGCCGTCAGGGTGGTGGCCATAGTTGGCCAAGGCGGCATAGGCAAGAGCACCCTCGCCAAGAAGATCTTGGCAAGCGAGGCCATCAAGGAGGAGTTCAAAATCAAGATATGGCTGAGCGTCACGCAGCAGTTCACCCCGATGGGCCTGCTAAGGGCCGCCATCTCCCATGCCGGGGGGAATCATGGCGATGAGAAGGACGAAACCATACTTGTGAACGTCCTCACCGACACCCTATCAAAGAACAAGTTTCTGTTGGTCATGGATGATGTGTGGGACAAAGAAGCATGGGAAAACGTGCTCCGAACCCCGGTTCTTAATGCCGCCGATACACAGCCAGGAAGCCGAGTCTTGGTTACCTCAAGAAAGGCTGGTGTCGTACGGAGCATGGGAGCTTCCATCCTGCGTGTCAACACACTAAACGATGAAGATGCTTGGTGTTTGCTAAAGAAACAGCTGCCACAGCCACAG GTCGGTGTTGAAAGAGATTTTGATGAGCTGAAAGATATTGGGATGAAGATTGTAAAAAAATGTGATGGGCTACCACTTGCCATTAAAGTTATGGGTGGACTCTTAAGCAAGAGGGATCCTAAGGAACATGACTGGGAGATTGTTTTGCACAAGAATCTTGGGTGGAAAGAAGAAGATGGGTCACAAGGGGAACTAAACTACTCAGTATGCTTGAGCTACGATGATTTATCTCCAGATTTGAAGCAATGCTTTCTCTACTATGCACTTTTGCCAAAGGGTTCAGGTTATAGAAAGAAAAGAATTATTAGCATGTGGATTAGTGAAGGGTTTGTTCAGCATGATGAGAGGTCAGGGTCAGACCAAGTCGATCTAGAAGAAATAGGGGCCGAGTATCATCAGGAGTTGGAGGGTAGGAATCTTTTGGAGCCTGATGATTCAAATAGGAACAGGTGGGAGTACACTCTGCATGATGTTGTCCGCTCATTTGCCCAATTTATGGCTAAAGAAGAAGCTTTCGTGGTTCAGAAGGATCAAGTTGACATTAGAAATGTTGTTCCAGAAAATAAATATTTCTGCCGTCTCTCAATAAAAGCAACTCATTCAGAACTAGAGTGGACCATCCTAGAGAAGCAAAAAAGATTGAGGACGTTATTATTGATAGGATGTAAGATTAAACCTGGTGGTTCATTGAGGAATTTTGCTAGTCTACGGGTATTGGATATAAGCTCCGAGGAATCTGATGGGTTAGTGGACTGTTTGTGTGAGCTGAGGCACCTAAGATACCTGGCATTCTCCAATGCAAACATATGTAGGCTTCCCGGTGAGATCCATAAGATGAGGTTCCTTGAGCACATTCAGCTCGATGGCTGTACAAAGTTGGAAAACCTCCCTAACAGCATCACAAAACtagcatgtttaagatatcttgactTGCGTGGGTCCAGTGTAGATGTTATACCAAGAGGGTTCGGTGGTTTAACAAATTTGAGAAGCCTTCATGGCTTCCCAGTAAAGACGGATGGGGGCTGGTGCAGTTTAGAAGAGCTGGGGGCTCTTTCACGTCTTGGATTTCTTTCAGTCCGAAGTATAGAAAATGTGGCTGGCAGTTGTGTGGCTAAAAGGGCCATGATTAGCAACAAGAAGAATCTAGAATATTTGGAGTTAAGTTGCTACAAGGATGATGGGGTAGAGCAACAGGAGAGGATAGAGTCTGTATTTGATGAGCTGTGCCCTTCAGCTGCTAGATTGGAGACACTAATAATATCAAGATATTTTGGTCGTCGGCTACCAAATTGGTTGCAGTCCCCAGCGGCAACAACCTTTAAGAGCTTGAAGCTTATTGATCTAATGCACATAACCCACTGCACCCGACTACCTGATGGTTTGTGCAGGATCCACGGTTTGGAAGAGCTGAGGGTCATAGATGCTCCAGCCATCGAGCATGTCGGGCCTGAGTTCCAGTCCCAGACCCATGAAGATGCAGCAAGGAGGGGAGATGGAGGTGCCGCATTCCCGAACCTGAGGAGACTGGTGTTGGGTGGGCTTTCCGGATGGAAGGAGTGGGGCTGGGAGGATGAGGAGCAGAGCAAAGTCATAGCCATGCCAGGTCTGGAGTTTCTCCACCTCAGGGACTGCAAGCTGACACACCTTCCCCCAGGCCTTGCTAGTGACCGCAGGCATAATCTGAGAACCATTCATCTACGGGATCTCTCGCTCCTGGAGTATGTGGGGAATTTCCCCTGTGTTGTGGAGCTCTGTGTGTACTCCTGCCCTGAGCTGAGGAGGATCAGCGGCCTCGCCAAGCTGCGGACGGTCGACATATTGGATTGCCCAAAGCTGAAGCTGCTGGAGGGTGTCGAAGCGCTGGAGAGCCTGGAGCTGGATTGGGAACACTGGGAGGTTAGTGGGCGTGGAGCAGATGCGAGGTGCACACCCAAGGCCAAGGCCAAGCAGGGACATCAAGACTGTGAGCTCCCACAAGACTTTGTTATAAGCAGGTAG
- the LOC123428988 gene encoding peroxidase 47-like has protein sequence MGIKQQHATTRAAAAAVLLLVAAARGAAAQGYGRGGRYEYGGSDDGGGGVGYGGHHWGGGGGYGYGRSSDDGGHHWGGGLSMDYYSMTCPHADEIVRGVVFKALEKDPNLAASLLRLHFHDCFVRGCDASVLLDSTKAHGTAEKDALTNKSLRGFEVIDAVKAALEAQCPGTVSCADVLALAARDSVYMAGDLYYMVPMGRKDGYVSRAADTSALPAATLNASELIKVFVRDHGFTVPELVALSGGHTLGQAHCANFKNRLSGLGNRVDPTMDAWMAASLAKTCKKGGDGATAKLDATSNAFDAEYFKGLQARRGLLTSDQTLLNGSPETAMYVNQFADSPDAFFDAFVQGMGRMGQLDLNSDGNVRISCRVIN, from the coding sequence ATGGGCATCAAGCAGCAGCATGCCACCACTCGTGCAGCAGCTGCCGCCGTGCTGCTGCTCGTGGCGGCCGCCCGTGGCGCAGCGGCACAAGGATACGGCAGAGGAGGTCGATATGAATATGGCGGTAGtgatgacggtggtggtggcgttGGGTACGGTGGTCATCACTGGGGAGGCGGAGGTGGATACGGGTATGGCCGTAGTAGTGATGACGGTGGTCATCACTGGGGAGGCGGTCTGAGCATGGATTACTACTCCATGACGTGCCCGCACGCCGACGAGATCGTGCGCGGCGTGGTCTTCAAGGCGCTGGAAAAGGACCCGAACCTCGCCGCGTCCCTGCTCCGGCTCCACTTCCATGACTGCTTCGTCCGCGGCTGCGACGCCTCCGTGCTCCTCGACTCCACCAAGGCACACGGCACCGCCGAGAAGGACGCGCTCACCAACAAGTCTTTGCGCGGCTTCGAGGTCATCGACGCCGTCAAGGCCGCCCTGGAGGCGCAGTGCCCCGGCACCGTCTCCTGCGCCGACGTGCTGGCCCTCGCCGCCCGGGACTCCGTCTACATggccggggacctctactacatgGTGCCCATGGGACGCAAGGACGGTTACGTCTCCCGCGCCGCTGACACCTCCGCGCTCCCCGCCGCGACGCTCAATGCGTCCGAGCTCATCAAGGTGTTCGTCCGTGACCACGGCTTCACGGTGCCGGAGCTCGTCGCGCTCTCCGGCGGCCACACGCTGGGCCAGGCCCACTGCGCCAACTTCAAGAACCGGCTCAGTGGCTTGGGCAACAGGGTGGACCCCACGATGGACGCCTGGATGGCGGCATCGCTGGCGAAGACGTGCAAGAAGGGCGGCGACGGGGCCACAGCCAAGCTCGACGCCACCAGCAACGCCTTCGACGCCGAGTACTTCAAGGGCTTGCAGGCCAGGAGGGGTCTGCTCACGTCCGACCAGACGCTGCTCAACGGGTCGCCGGAGACGGCCATGTATGTGAACCAGTTCGCGGACAGCCCGGACGCCTTCTTCGACGCGTTCGTGCAGGGCATGGGAAGGATGGGTCAGCTGGATCTCAACTCCGACGGCAACGTGAGGATCAGCTGCAGGGTGATCAACTAA